A stretch of Podospora bellae-mahoneyi strain CBS 112042 chromosome 5, whole genome shotgun sequence DNA encodes these proteins:
- a CDS encoding hypothetical protein (antiSMASH:Cluster_1; EggNog:ENOG503P9QS) has protein sequence MGDENVFSHCYLGRKASLYHYWINILFVCNTYVGLHCRPLWFIHPPTSLPYPLSQRSLTMAWPDANVANAMVEEAISNGGWNAVLSSVFPCPTWLVVPEQQMAPRRFDLALVRVADIKLILAFEGKGNNFNWDNLASEVQQCCIATRPQGYQGRNYGMGGRGPECLFLEYNGTQASYLYVDNTATVRTSQYRRTYHITTNRHEITQILQFIADKF, from the exons ATGGGGGACGAGAATGTGTTTTCACATTGCTACCTAGGTAGGAAAGCAAGCCTCTACCATTATTGGATCAACATCCTGTTTGTTTGCAATACCTACGTGGGACTTCACTGCCGTCCGCTGTGGTTCATTCACCCACCTACCTCTCTACCCTATCCACTCAGTCAGAG ATCGTTGACAATGGCTTGGCCAGACGCCAACGTCGCTAATGCGATGGTCGAAGAGGCGATCAGCAACGGTGGCTGGAACGCCGTGCTGAGCAGCGTCTTCCCCTGCCCTACATGGCTCGTGGTGCCGGAGCAGCAAATGGCGCCGCGGCGCTTCGATCTTGCTCTGGTAAGGGTCGCCGACATCAAACTCATTCTCGCATTCGAAGGCAAGGGCAACAACTTCAACTGGGACAATCTTGCCAGCGAGGTCCAACAATGCTGTATCGCGACTCGGCCCCAGGGTTATCAAGGACGCAATTATGGGATGGGCGGTCGAGGACCTGAATGCCTCTTCCTTGAGTACAATGGCACTCAAGCGTCCTACCTGTACGTCGACAATACGGCCACGGTTAGGACATCTCAGTATCGCCGCACATACCACATCACGACAAATCGACATGAGATTACTCAGATCCTCCAGTTCATCGCGGATAAATTTTAG